In Streptomyces sp. NBC_00433, a single genomic region encodes these proteins:
- a CDS encoding SDR family oxidoreductase — translation MSSGILEGKTAVIYGGGGSIGGAVAAEFARQGARVFVTGRTRASLDAVAEAVTAAGGQAEAAVVDALDQAAVEAHLDHVVATAGAVDVSFNLASRGDVQGVPLTAMPAADLLRAVDNGLLTALHTAGGAARRMAVRGSGVILHLNSGSGAGAMPGMGSTGPADAATEAFMRYLAAENGPQGVRVCGIWTAGVAETLTKEKLAAVAGDHAPDPQTALDGIAAMSVLRRNVRLADVASTAAFLASDGAAGMTGGMVNVSSGLVLR, via the coding sequence ATGAGCAGCGGCATCCTCGAAGGCAAGACCGCGGTCATCTACGGCGGCGGCGGCAGCATCGGCGGCGCGGTGGCCGCGGAATTCGCGCGGCAGGGCGCCAGGGTCTTCGTGACCGGGCGCACCCGGGCGAGCCTGGACGCCGTGGCCGAGGCGGTCACGGCCGCGGGCGGCCAGGCCGAGGCCGCGGTGGTCGACGCCCTGGACCAGGCGGCCGTCGAGGCGCACCTGGACCACGTCGTGGCGACCGCGGGGGCCGTCGACGTGTCGTTCAACCTCGCCAGCCGCGGCGACGTCCAGGGCGTCCCGCTGACCGCGATGCCCGCGGCCGACCTGCTGCGCGCCGTCGACAACGGCCTGCTCACCGCCCTGCACACGGCGGGCGGGGCGGCCCGCCGGATGGCGGTCAGGGGCTCGGGGGTGATCCTGCACCTCAACAGCGGCTCCGGCGCCGGCGCGATGCCCGGCATGGGCAGTACGGGTCCGGCCGACGCCGCCACCGAGGCCTTCATGCGCTACCTTGCCGCGGAGAACGGCCCGCAGGGCGTCAGGGTCTGCGGCATCTGGACCGCGGGCGTCGCCGAGACGCTGACCAAGGAGAAGCTGGCCGCGGTCGCCGGCGACCATGCCCCCGACCCGCAGACCGCGCTCGACGGCATCGCCGCCATGTCGGTGCTGCGCCGCAACGTCCGGCTCGCGGACGTCGCGTCCACCGCCGCCTTCCTGGCCTCGGACGGCGCGGCGGGGATGACCGGCGGCATGGTCAACGTGTCCTCCGGACTCGTTCTGCGGTAG
- a CDS encoding NlpC/P60 family protein: MQVARTTRSRLRAAVVCGALLASAALSLPAAQRAAARPYEPPIPSPSATAPAPQDPDPTGPAAAVPAPTGTADPASLPDLLHQLQTLYQQTETATESYNKAKETADQQRVKARALDTRLAAQRSQVVAGRDQVGLMARQLYRSGGVSPYLSMLGGETPQDFFGSLHIAQRAVGHQQDVVAGLTADEQRLAALNAQAQRALDAAQVAQNRQAAQKTQVETHLRQVEALLAGLSGVQISELQALEKQGADKAQQEFMDSKALGPDAAERAPSAAGDRAIGYAFEQLGKPYVWGAEGPGSFDCSGLTSQAWSHAGIPIPRTAEEQWARLPHVPLSLLRPGDLVVYFPGATHVALYIGDGLVVQAPHTGTVVQVSPIAANPILGAVRPDLGAQPVADYQPRPIPQQKDQPQTARPQADQP; the protein is encoded by the coding sequence ATGCAGGTGGCCAGGACGACCAGGAGCCGGCTTCGCGCCGCCGTCGTGTGCGGGGCGCTGCTCGCCTCCGCCGCCCTCTCGCTGCCCGCCGCGCAGCGGGCCGCGGCGCGGCCGTACGAGCCGCCGATCCCGTCGCCCTCGGCCACCGCGCCCGCGCCGCAGGACCCGGACCCGACCGGCCCGGCCGCCGCGGTGCCCGCGCCCACCGGGACCGCGGACCCGGCCTCGCTGCCCGACCTGCTGCACCAGCTCCAGACCCTCTACCAGCAGACGGAGACGGCCACCGAGTCGTACAACAAGGCGAAGGAGACCGCCGACCAGCAGCGCGTCAAGGCGCGGGCGCTGGACACGCGGCTCGCCGCGCAGCGGTCGCAGGTCGTCGCCGGGCGGGACCAGGTCGGGCTGATGGCCAGGCAGCTGTACCGCAGCGGCGGGGTGTCCCCGTATCTGTCGATGCTGGGCGGCGAGACGCCGCAGGACTTCTTCGGGAGTCTGCACATCGCCCAGCGTGCCGTCGGGCACCAGCAGGACGTCGTGGCCGGCCTGACCGCGGACGAGCAGCGGCTGGCCGCGCTGAACGCGCAGGCGCAGCGGGCACTGGACGCGGCCCAGGTCGCGCAGAACAGGCAGGCCGCGCAGAAGACGCAGGTCGAGACGCATCTGCGGCAGGTCGAGGCGCTGCTCGCCGGGCTCAGCGGGGTGCAGATAAGCGAGCTGCAGGCGCTGGAGAAGCAGGGCGCGGACAAGGCCCAGCAGGAATTCATGGACTCCAAGGCGCTCGGCCCCGACGCTGCCGAGCGCGCGCCCTCGGCGGCCGGCGACCGTGCCATCGGCTACGCCTTCGAGCAGCTCGGCAAGCCCTACGTGTGGGGCGCCGAGGGCCCCGGGTCCTTCGACTGCTCGGGCCTGACCTCGCAGGCCTGGTCGCACGCCGGAATCCCGATCCCGCGCACCGCGGAGGAGCAGTGGGCGCGGCTGCCGCACGTGCCGCTGTCGCTGCTGCGCCCCGGCGACCTGGTCGTCTACTTCCCCGGCGCGACCCACGTGGCCCTTTACATCGGCGACGGCCTGGTCGTCCAGGCCCCGCACACCGGCACGGTGGTGCAGGTCTCCCCGATCGCCGCCAACCCGATCCTCGGCGCGGTCCGCCCCGACCTGGGCGCCCAGCCGGTCGCGGACTACCAGCCGCGCCCGATCCCGCAGCAGAAAGACCAGCCGCAGACGGCCCGGCCACAGGCCGACCAGCCCTAG
- a CDS encoding FAD-binding oxidoreductase, with protein MRKILIVGAGQAGLQLALGLQARDYDVTVMSNRTADEIRTGRVTSTQCMFGAALAHERAAGLDFWTDLAPRITGLGISVAAAPAAGSAAGPGSAAGPGSAAGPRSARAVDWLGRLDAPAQSVDQRVKMAGWLETFAERGGKVVVHAATAADLDYFSLAYDLVLVAAGKGETVSMFRPDAARSPYGTPRRALAVAYVHGLRPRPEHPDVHAVRCNLVPGVGELIVIPALTTSGPCDILFWEGVPGGPVDAFESVKDPADHLRLTLDLMRRFTPWEYERASAVELTDPHATLVGGFTPTVREPVAELPGGGLVLGVADVVVANDPLTGQGSNNAAKCAAAYLASIAGHGELPFDRPWMETAFDRFWSEAGPSSRWTNAMLASPQPDHVHALLAAAESRPPVADRIANGFDTPAGFDPWFYEPGAAADYLAATAP; from the coding sequence GTGCGCAAGATCCTCATCGTCGGAGCCGGGCAGGCCGGCCTCCAACTGGCCCTCGGCCTCCAGGCCCGCGACTACGACGTCACCGTGATGTCCAACCGCACCGCCGACGAGATACGCACCGGCCGGGTCACCTCCACCCAGTGCATGTTCGGCGCCGCCCTGGCCCACGAGCGGGCGGCCGGCCTGGACTTCTGGACGGACCTCGCGCCGCGCATAACCGGCCTCGGCATATCCGTCGCCGCGGCCCCCGCGGCCGGCTCCGCCGCCGGACCCGGGTCCGCGGCCGGACCCGGCTCCGCCGCCGGACCCCGGTCCGCCCGCGCCGTCGACTGGCTCGGCCGCCTGGACGCCCCCGCGCAGTCCGTCGACCAGCGGGTGAAGATGGCCGGCTGGCTGGAGACCTTCGCCGAGCGCGGCGGCAAGGTCGTCGTCCACGCCGCGACCGCCGCCGACCTCGACTACTTCTCGCTCGCCTACGACCTGGTCCTGGTCGCGGCGGGCAAGGGCGAGACCGTCTCGATGTTCCGCCCCGACGCGGCCCGCTCGCCGTACGGCACCCCGCGGCGCGCACTGGCCGTCGCCTACGTCCACGGCCTCCGCCCGCGCCCCGAGCACCCCGACGTCCACGCGGTCCGCTGCAACCTGGTCCCCGGCGTCGGCGAACTCATCGTCATCCCGGCCCTGACCACCTCGGGCCCCTGCGACATCCTCTTCTGGGAGGGCGTCCCCGGCGGCCCGGTCGACGCCTTCGAGTCCGTCAAGGACCCCGCGGACCACCTGCGCCTGACGCTGGACCTGATGCGCCGCTTCACCCCGTGGGAGTACGAGCGCGCGTCCGCGGTCGAGTTGACCGATCCCCACGCCACGCTCGTCGGCGGCTTCACCCCGACCGTACGCGAACCGGTCGCCGAACTCCCCGGCGGCGGGCTGGTGCTGGGCGTCGCGGACGTGGTCGTCGCCAACGACCCGCTCACCGGCCAGGGGTCCAACAACGCGGCCAAATGCGCGGCCGCCTACCTGGCGAGCATCGCCGGGCACGGCGAACTGCCCTTCGACCGCCCGTGGATGGAGACCGCCTTCGACCGCTTCTGGTCCGAGGCGGGCCCCTCCTCCCGCTGGACCAACGCGATGCTGGCGTCCCCGCAGCCCGACCACGTCCACGCCCTGCTGGCCGCCGCCGAGAGCCGCCCGCCGGTCGCCGACCGTATCGCCAACGGCTTCGACACCCCGGCCGGCTTCGACCCCTGGTTCTACGAGCCCGGAGCGGCAGCGGACTATCTGGCGGCCACCGCTCCCTAG
- a CDS encoding ATP/GTP-binding protein: MDFAGSDRPDGLQDWQNERGRAPVSTKIVVAGGFGVGKTTFVGAVSEITPLTTEAVMTQASEALDDLAATPDKVTTTVAMDFGRITLEKDLVLYVFGTPGQQRFWFMWDDLVRGAIGAVVLADTRRLADCFPALDYFEGTGLPYTVAVNQFEGTAAYTGEDVREALAVPSHIPVQIIDARKRSSVVEALLSLVTHALAEQPF, from the coding sequence GTGGACTTCGCAGGCTCTGACCGGCCGGACGGCCTGCAGGACTGGCAGAACGAGCGCGGCCGCGCGCCGGTCTCCACGAAGATCGTGGTGGCCGGCGGTTTCGGCGTGGGCAAGACCACCTTCGTGGGCGCGGTGTCCGAGATCACCCCGCTGACCACCGAGGCGGTGATGACCCAGGCCAGCGAGGCGCTCGACGACCTGGCCGCCACCCCCGACAAGGTCACCACCACGGTGGCCATGGACTTCGGCCGGATCACCCTGGAGAAGGACCTCGTCCTCTATGTCTTCGGCACACCGGGGCAGCAGCGCTTCTGGTTCATGTGGGACGACCTGGTGCGCGGTGCCATAGGCGCGGTCGTGCTCGCCGACACGCGCAGGCTCGCCGACTGCTTCCCCGCGCTCGACTACTTCGAGGGCACCGGCCTGCCCTACACGGTCGCGGTCAACCAGTTCGAGGGCACCGCCGCCTACACCGGCGAGGACGTACGCGAGGCGCTCGCGGTGCCCTCGCACATCCCGGTGCAGATCATCGACGCGCGGAAACGGTCCTCCGTGGTCGAGGCACTGCTCTCGCTCGTCACCCACGCGCTGGCCGAACAGCCCTTCTAG
- a CDS encoding DUF742 domain-containing protein, giving the protein MSSMSALPRRGAPQRGADRRTDRVRPYSLTGGRTRVGHVLLVETFVATVEGPEEPYAPARGGWAERVLPERRAIVELCRRMRSVAEISALLRMPLGVVRVLLSDLADQGRIRVYGTGHGSGSPDRALLERVLSGLRRL; this is encoded by the coding sequence ATGTCGTCCATGTCCGCACTGCCCAGGCGCGGAGCGCCGCAGCGAGGTGCCGACCGCAGGACGGACCGGGTCCGTCCGTATTCGCTGACCGGCGGCCGGACGCGGGTCGGCCACGTGCTGCTGGTCGAGACCTTCGTGGCCACTGTGGAGGGCCCGGAGGAGCCTTACGCCCCCGCCAGGGGTGGTTGGGCGGAACGCGTGCTGCCCGAGAGGCGGGCGATCGTGGAGTTGTGCAGGAGAATGCGGTCGGTGGCCGAAATCTCCGCGCTGCTCAGGATGCCGCTCGGCGTCGTCCGGGTGCTGCTCAGCGATCTCGCCGACCAGGGAAGAATTCGTGTGTACGGCACCGGGCACGGGTCCGGCAGCCCCGACCGCGCGCTGCTCGAAAGGGTGCTCAGTGGACTTCGCAGGCTCTGA
- a CDS encoding roadblock/LC7 domain-containing protein: MNAVGTHPGALSQEARGFQWLLHNFVAEVHGVHSVAVVSSDGLLLLGSEPDDGSDGKSGQNMTEAPAHPGLAGQSRMDLAAVVSGLASLTVGAARLMDGGRVRQTTVAMADGVLVVMSISDGSLLGVHATADCDLSVIAYHMALFVGRAGHVLTPALRSELRQATGRAD; encoded by the coding sequence TTGAACGCGGTCGGCACGCATCCCGGGGCGCTCAGCCAAGAGGCCCGCGGATTCCAGTGGTTGCTGCACAATTTCGTGGCGGAGGTGCACGGCGTCCACTCGGTCGCCGTAGTCTCCTCCGACGGCCTGCTGCTGCTCGGTTCCGAACCTGACGACGGTTCCGACGGCAAGAGCGGGCAGAATATGACGGAGGCGCCCGCGCATCCGGGTCTGGCCGGCCAGAGCAGGATGGATCTCGCCGCGGTCGTGTCGGGCCTGGCCTCGCTCACCGTGGGCGCCGCCCGGCTGATGGACGGCGGACGGGTCAGGCAGACCACCGTGGCGATGGCGGACGGAGTGCTCGTGGTGATGTCGATCAGCGACGGGTCGCTGCTGGGCGTGCACGCGACCGCCGACTGCGACCTGAGCGTGATCGCGTATCACATGGCCCTGTTCGTGGGCCGCGCCGGACATGTACTGACCCCCGCGCTCCGCAGCGAGTTGCGCCAGGCCACCGGGAGAGCCGACTGA
- a CDS encoding nitrate- and nitrite sensing domain-containing protein, whose protein sequence is MLAALLVCAAAVVAAAAPGVALGIGDLTAAQDRAAAAALDTRTTVLAHDLADERDDVAALVAAGAKAPKLPAADGTRTDRQLADVLAAGPPAELRTALAALPGVRKAALAARADRDGVQAAVTAYQPLIDALGRAGDAPGAGPLTRLAGAASVQRGLLVGALTQGGTQPALVAAAQAARLQERSALADFRGTAPADLRDRYARTVTGADVAKADQDTAALLDGAELTRTDRALGAAAVRSALTARIGLLRSVEASAAADRAAAATHHRDHTVTVLELRCALAALCLLLLVAVLVALFRSLTRPLAALHRWSRSDAQGGQGVEVIGQDEYAAVARRANALTHEAQALRARAAELGTELTAQRGATQGTRGALAGAVAEKDALRRAHDELVAHVTQLDRELSAAAARNAAHMTHVSLSLRTLGLVERQLALIEGMEEQEQDPDRLATLFQLDHLATRMRRNSENLLVLGGTEHSHGATARPVPLIDVVRGAISEVERYERVRIEVLPGVRVAGRASDDVAHLLAELLDNATGFSAPTTEVLLSGQLLETGEVVVAVADSGIGVPAERIDELNALLADPDPSPPGAVAGMGLYVASRLARRHGVRVRLHPLGNGGTQAVVVLPGLLVPPVGPDEPPVTPLDPAAFTGGDPRRYSAAGPVRLPAQATGPDEIHGFAPPADSASDLPADLPSDLPVAPPSDPPAEPSPALPFVPAPASFVPAPIRAILLPAPLPAARLAPSPEPGPAAYPIARPAGGSAGQGLPQRVRGAAGTRRAAPPVAAPPVDAAELRRRLEGLQRGLRAGRAEAVRERDEAPAGSREPADPAGNVEEATR, encoded by the coding sequence ATGCTCGCCGCCCTCCTGGTGTGCGCGGCCGCGGTGGTGGCCGCCGCCGCACCCGGGGTCGCACTCGGCATAGGCGATCTGACGGCGGCGCAGGACCGGGCCGCCGCCGCGGCCCTGGACACCCGCACCACCGTCCTGGCGCACGACCTGGCCGACGAGCGGGACGACGTGGCCGCGCTGGTCGCCGCGGGCGCCAAGGCGCCGAAGCTGCCCGCCGCCGACGGCACCCGGACCGACCGGCAGCTGGCGGACGTCCTCGCGGCGGGACCGCCGGCCGAGCTGCGTACCGCGCTCGCCGCCCTGCCCGGCGTCCGCAAGGCGGCGCTCGCCGCGCGCGCGGACCGCGACGGGGTGCAGGCGGCCGTGACCGCGTATCAGCCGCTGATCGACGCGCTCGGGCGTGCCGGGGACGCGCCGGGCGCCGGCCCGCTCACCCGGCTGGCGGGCGCCGCCTCGGTGCAGCGCGGGCTGCTGGTGGGCGCGCTGACCCAGGGAGGGACGCAGCCGGCGCTGGTGGCCGCCGCGCAGGCGGCCAGGCTCCAGGAGCGCTCCGCGCTCGCCGACTTCCGCGGCACCGCGCCCGCCGACCTGCGCGACCGCTACGCCAGGACGGTCACCGGCGCCGACGTCGCCAAGGCCGACCAGGACACCGCCGCGCTCCTCGACGGGGCGGAACTGACCCGCACCGACCGCGCCCTGGGCGCCGCCGCGGTCAGGTCCGCGCTCACCGCCCGCATCGGCCTGCTCCGCAGCGTCGAGGCGTCCGCCGCCGCCGACCGGGCCGCGGCCGCCACCCACCACCGCGACCACACCGTCACCGTCCTCGAACTGCGGTGCGCACTGGCCGCGTTGTGCCTGCTGCTGCTCGTCGCGGTGCTGGTCGCCCTCTTCCGCAGCCTGACCCGCCCGCTGGCGGCCCTGCACCGCTGGTCGCGCTCCGACGCGCAGGGCGGCCAGGGCGTCGAGGTGATCGGCCAGGACGAATACGCAGCCGTCGCCCGCCGCGCCAACGCGCTGACCCACGAGGCGCAGGCACTGCGGGCCCGCGCCGCCGAGCTGGGCACCGAGCTGACCGCGCAGCGCGGCGCCACCCAGGGCACCAGGGGCGCGCTGGCCGGGGCCGTCGCCGAGAAGGACGCCCTGCGTCGCGCCCACGACGAGCTGGTCGCCCATGTCACCCAGCTGGACCGCGAGTTGAGCGCGGCGGCGGCCCGCAATGCCGCCCACATGACCCATGTCAGCCTCAGCCTGCGCACCTTGGGCCTGGTCGAGCGGCAACTGGCCCTGATCGAGGGCATGGAGGAGCAGGAGCAGGATCCCGACCGGCTCGCGACGCTCTTCCAGCTCGACCACCTCGCCACCCGCATGCGCCGCAACAGCGAGAATCTGCTGGTGCTGGGCGGCACCGAGCACAGCCACGGCGCCACCGCCCGCCCGGTCCCGCTGATCGACGTGGTGCGCGGCGCGATCTCCGAGGTCGAGCGCTACGAGCGGGTGCGCATCGAGGTGCTGCCCGGCGTCAGGGTCGCCGGCCGGGCGTCCGACGACGTGGCGCACCTGCTCGCCGAACTCCTCGACAATGCCACCGGCTTCTCCGCGCCGACCACCGAAGTCCTGCTGTCGGGGCAGCTGCTGGAGACCGGCGAGGTGGTCGTCGCGGTCGCGGACTCCGGTATCGGCGTGCCGGCGGAGCGGATCGACGAGCTGAACGCGCTGCTCGCCGACCCCGATCCGTCGCCGCCCGGCGCGGTCGCCGGCATGGGCCTCTACGTGGCCTCGCGGCTGGCCCGCAGGCACGGCGTCCGGGTGCGGCTGCACCCGCTGGGCAACGGCGGCACCCAGGCCGTGGTGGTGCTGCCCGGCCTGCTGGTGCCCCCGGTCGGGCCCGACGAGCCGCCGGTCACCCCGCTCGACCCGGCCGCCTTCACCGGCGGCGACCCGCGCCGCTATTCCGCGGCCGGACCCGTGCGCCTGCCGGCGCAGGCGACGGGCCCCGACGAGATCCACGGCTTCGCGCCGCCCGCCGACTCGGCGTCGGACCTGCCCGCCGATCTGCCGTCGGACCTGCCCGTGGCCCCGCCGTCCGACCCGCCGGCCGAACCGTCCCCGGCCCTGCCGTTCGTGCCCGCGCCCGCGTCGTTCGTGCCCGCGCCCATCCGCGCCATTCTCCTACCAGCGCCACTGCCCGCCGCGAGACTTGCGCCTTCCCCGGAACCCGGCCCCGCCGCCTACCCGATAGCCCGCCCCGCCGGCGGCAGCGCCGGGCAGGGGCTGCCGCAGCGGGTGCGCGGGGCCGCGGGCACCCGGCGGGCCGCGCCGCCCGTCGCGGCGCCGCCCGTGGACGCGGCCGAACTGCGGCGCAGGCTCGAAGGCTTGCAGCGCGGCCTGCGGGCGGGCCGGGCCGAGGCCGTACGCGAACGTGACGAGGCGCCCGCAGGGTCGCGGGAGCCGGCAGATCCGGCAGGAAACGTTGAGGAGGCGACCCGTTGA
- a CDS encoding MarR family transcriptional regulator, producing the protein MDALERELTVLFRRARAASGELARAVHPELEPAAYGLLVRLQEVEPERATDLASYFGVGKATMSRQLRALEVLGLVTREPDPADGRAFLIRLTPDGRNRFNHVRHARRAAYLRQLSSWPHPDLADLARLLHNLNESTAEIL; encoded by the coding sequence ATGGACGCGCTGGAGCGGGAGCTGACGGTGCTTTTCCGCCGCGCCCGGGCGGCCTCCGGCGAGCTGGCCCGAGCGGTGCATCCGGAGCTGGAACCCGCGGCGTACGGACTCCTGGTCCGGCTCCAGGAGGTCGAGCCGGAGCGGGCCACCGACCTGGCGTCCTACTTCGGCGTCGGCAAGGCGACGATGAGCCGCCAGCTGCGGGCACTTGAGGTCCTCGGGCTGGTCACCCGGGAGCCCGATCCGGCGGACGGCCGCGCCTTCCTGATCCGCCTCACCCCCGACGGCCGCAACCGCTTCAACCACGTCCGCCACGCCCGCCGCGCGGCCTACCTCCGCCAGCTCTCCTCCTGGCCCCACCCCGACCTCGCGGACCTCGCCCGGCTCCTGCACAACCTGAACGAATCCACGGCGGAAATCCTGTGA
- a CDS encoding lysozyme, whose translation MSHGAISVVHGNGSVRTRLALLAGSLVTMLAMALAAPGTAHAANSGHMTHPDLDWLGSQIQIHEGRSAPGDSKVVTAAVTQTPGMDVSSYQGNVNWAGAWSNGAKFAYVKATEGTSYTNPNFTQQYNGSYNVGMIRGSYHFALPDVSTGAAQADYFVAHGGGWSKDGKTLPGALDMEYNPYGATCYGKTAGGMVSWITSFSNEYHAKTGRYPTIYTSTSWWSTCTGNSGAFSAGNALWVARYAGTVGTLPANWGYQTFWQWADSGTFPGDQDRFNGALDRVKAYANG comes from the coding sequence ATGTCCCACGGAGCTATCTCCGTCGTGCACGGCAACGGCTCGGTCCGGACCAGGCTCGCGCTGCTGGCCGGTTCTCTCGTCACGATGCTCGCGATGGCGCTCGCCGCACCCGGCACCGCGCACGCGGCGAATTCCGGTCACATGACCCACCCCGACCTCGACTGGCTGGGCTCCCAGATCCAGATCCACGAGGGCAGGAGCGCCCCCGGGGACTCCAAGGTCGTCACCGCGGCGGTCACCCAGACCCCCGGGATGGACGTCTCCAGCTACCAGGGCAACGTGAACTGGGCGGGTGCCTGGTCCAACGGCGCGAAGTTCGCGTACGTCAAGGCGACCGAGGGCACCTCCTACACCAACCCCAACTTCACGCAGCAGTACAACGGCTCATACAACGTCGGCATGATCCGCGGCTCCTACCACTTCGCCCTGCCCGACGTGTCGACAGGCGCGGCGCAGGCCGACTACTTCGTGGCGCACGGCGGCGGCTGGTCCAAGGACGGCAAGACGCTCCCCGGCGCGCTGGACATGGAGTACAACCCCTACGGCGCCACCTGCTACGGCAAGACGGCCGGCGGAATGGTCAGCTGGATCACGTCGTTCTCGAACGAATACCACGCCAAGACCGGCCGCTACCCGACGATCTACACCTCCACCAGCTGGTGGAGCACCTGCACGGGCAACAGCGGCGCCTTCAGCGCCGGCAACGCGCTCTGGGTCGCCCGCTACGCCGGCACCGTCGGCACCCTCCCGGCCAACTGGGGCTACCAGACCTTCTGGCAGTGGGCCGACTCCGGCACCTTCCCCGGTGACCAGGACCGCTTCAACGGCGCGCTGGACCGCGTCAAGGCCTACGCCAACGGCTGA